CCAGGAACTCGCTGATGAACGGGGCCAGCCCCGGGAGCGAGAGGGTGGCGAGCCCGGCGACGAGAAAGGTGCCGGCGAGGACGGGCGCGACCTTCTGCACGCCGCCGTAGTCGGCGATCAGGGTGCTCCCACGACGTGATACGAGGAAGCCGGCGATGAGGAACAGTGCGGCGGTGGAGATCCCGTGGTTGACCATGTAGAGCGTCGACCCGGTCTGGCCCTGGTCGGTCATCGCGAAGATGCCGAGGATGATGAAGCCGAAGTGCGAGATGGAGGTGTAGGCGATGAGCCGCATCACGTCGGTCTGGCCGATTGCCAGGACCGCGCCGTAGACGATGCTGACGACCGCGAGTCCGCAGACGAGCGGCGCGAAGTACTGGGATGCGTCCGGGAACAGCTGCATGCAGAATCGCAGCATCGCGAAGGTCCCGACCTTGTCGATCACGGCCATCATCAGCACCGCCGAGGCGGGCGTGGCGGCGACGGCGGCGTCGGGCAACCACGAATGCAACGGCCACAGCGGTGCTTTCACCGCGAAGGCGAACAGGAAGCCGAGGAACAGGAGTTTGGCCAACCCGGTCGAGTCATCGATCTGTCCGCTCGCGACAGCTGCGGCGATGTCCGGCAGCGCGAACGTCCCGCCACCGTCTGGGCCCACCCCGTCCTGGGCGGTCACCACGTACAGTCCGATGACCGCGGCCAACAGAAGGAGTCCGCCGAAGAGGTTGTACAACAGGAACTTCACCGCGGCTGCCGATCGGTTGGGTCCGGTGCCGAACCCGCCGATCAGGAAGTACATCGGGATGAGCATCGCCTCGAAGAAGATGTAGAACAGCAGCACGTCGAGCGCGACGAAACTCATCAGCACCATCGCCTCGGTGGCGAGGAACAGCGCCAGGTAGATGTGCGGGCCCTTCTGCGCGCGGCCACCCGAATTGTCCAGCGAGCCCGCCGACTCGGCATCGCGCCAGCCGGCCACGAGCAGCAGGGGCAGGAGCGCCGCGGTAAGCAGCACCAGGACGAGTCCGATGCCGTCGAGCCCCAGCGCATACCGCGTACCCAGCGCCGGTATCCAGCTGACGTCTTCGACGAACTGGTAGCGCTCCCCACCGGGATCGAAACCGGCCGCGAGACCGACCGAGAGGACGAGGACAGCCACGGACACCACGAGCGCGAACCATCTCGCCGCGGTCGCCCGGTGCGCCGGGACCGCGAGGACAAGGGCCGCGCCGACGGCGGGCGCAACCCAGAGGATGGTCAACCAGGGGATGCTCACAGGACGTTCACCGCCATCACCAGGGCCACGATCACGGTGGTACCCGCGAACATCGACAAGGCATACGACCGGACATAACCGTTCTGCCACCCGCGTATTCGACGCGACGCGCCGGTCACCGCATCACCGACACCACTGGTGAGCGCGTCGACGCCGTCGGACTCGACCGCGACGAGGCCGGCGGTGACCCGCTGACCCGGCCGCATCAGCAGCTCCTCGTTGACGGCGTCGCCGTACAGATCGCGGCGAGCGGCGACGGTGAGCACGGATACGTCCTCGGGCGCGGTCACCGGCACCGGTCGAGTCGCGTACTGACGGTAGGCGACAGCCACGCCGACGGCGACCACGAGCAGGATGATCGCCGTCATGGCCCACACCGGGACGAGATGGTGCTCGGTGTGTTCTCCGACAACGGGTTCGAGCCACGTCTCCAGCGATCCGCCGATGGCCAGAAGGCCGCCCGATGCAACGGAGCCGAGCGCGATCAGGATCATCGGGCCGGTCATGACACGCGGCGACTCGTGCGGGTGAGGTGCCGGCGCGTGCGTGCCGTCGTGCCAACGCTTCTCGCCGAAGAAGGTGAGCAACATGACCCGGGTCATGTAGAACGCGGTGATCCCGGCGCCGAGAAGTGCTGCGCCACCGAGGATCAGACCTTTCGCTCCACCCGCTCCGAA
The genomic region above belongs to Gordonia hongkongensis and contains:
- a CDS encoding NADH-quinone oxidoreductase subunit M — encoded protein: MSIPWLTILWVAPAVGAALVLAVPAHRATAARWFALVVSVAVLVLSVGLAAGFDPGGERYQFVEDVSWIPALGTRYALGLDGIGLVLVLLTAALLPLLLVAGWRDAESAGSLDNSGGRAQKGPHIYLALFLATEAMVLMSFVALDVLLFYIFFEAMLIPMYFLIGGFGTGPNRSAAAVKFLLYNLFGGLLLLAAVIGLYVVTAQDGVGPDGGGTFALPDIAAAVASGQIDDSTGLAKLLFLGFLFAFAVKAPLWPLHSWLPDAAVAATPASAVLMMAVIDKVGTFAMLRFCMQLFPDASQYFAPLVCGLAVVSIVYGAVLAIGQTDVMRLIAYTSISHFGFIILGIFAMTDQGQTGSTLYMVNHGISTAALFLIAGFLVSRRGSTLIADYGGVQKVAPVLAGTFLVAGLATLSLPGLAPFISEFLVLIGTFTRYPVAAVIACSALVLSAIYILWTYQRMMGGPMKPAGDRLSSMRDLAGRELVVVAPLLALLIALGVYPKPMIDLIDPAVQATLTTVGVEAPEPAVAESDPEGN